In Leeia speluncae, a genomic segment contains:
- a CDS encoding phosphoribosylaminoimidazolesuccinocarboxamide synthase: MNSLLTSNLTSLKKIYSGKVRDLYEVEGGRLLMIATDRLSAFDVILAEPIPEKGKILTAISNFWFDKLKDVMPNHLTGDLPEDVVTSEEDRAQVAGRAVVSKKLKGLPVEAIVRGYVAGSGWKEYQKSGTICGINLPAGLKEADQLPEPIFTPSTKAAVGDHDENITYAQCEEILGAEMAAKVSAAAIKLYKTAAEYAATRGIIIADTKFEFGVDDNGVLHLMDEALTPDSSRFWPADQYVPGTNPPSFDKQFVRDWLESTGWDKTPPAPSLPAEVAEKTAAKYREALEKLMA; the protein is encoded by the coding sequence ATGAACAGTTTGCTGACCTCAAATCTAACTAGTCTGAAAAAGATTTATTCGGGTAAAGTGCGTGACCTTTATGAAGTGGAAGGTGGCCGTCTATTGATGATTGCAACAGACCGCTTGTCTGCATTTGATGTCATTTTGGCTGAGCCAATCCCTGAAAAAGGGAAGATTCTGACTGCTATCTCTAATTTCTGGTTTGATAAACTAAAAGACGTGATGCCAAACCACCTAACTGGCGATTTGCCTGAAGATGTGGTGACGTCAGAAGAAGATCGCGCGCAAGTGGCTGGCCGCGCAGTGGTAAGCAAAAAGCTAAAAGGCTTGCCGGTTGAAGCGATTGTTCGTGGTTATGTGGCAGGCTCTGGTTGGAAAGAATATCAAAAATCAGGCACGATTTGCGGCATTAATTTACCTGCCGGTTTAAAAGAGGCAGATCAATTGCCGGAGCCAATTTTTACCCCAAGTACCAAAGCGGCCGTAGGTGATCATGATGAAAATATCACTTATGCACAATGCGAAGAAATTCTGGGTGCAGAGATGGCAGCAAAGGTAAGCGCCGCTGCAATTAAACTATACAAAACTGCAGCAGAATATGCGGCCACACGTGGCATCATTATCGCAGATACCAAGTTTGAATTTGGCGTAGATGATAACGGCGTACTTCACTTGATGGATGAGGCGCTAACGCCAGACTCAAGCCGTTTCTGGCCTGCTGACCAATATGTGCCAGGAACTAACCCTCCAAGCTTTGATAAGCAGTTTGTTCGTGATTGGTTAGAGTCAACTGGCTGGGATAAAACCCCTCCTGCACCGTCATTGCCAGCCGAAGTGGCGGAAAAAACGGCTGCAAAATATCGCGAAGCGCTAGAGAAACTAATGGCCTAA
- a CDS encoding 5-(carboxyamino)imidazole ribonucleotide synthase has protein sequence MSDRTPNTPILPPAMLGILGGGQLGCMFTVAAKTMGYQVTVLDPDPNAPAARFADEHLCAAFDDQAALEKMAANCAAITTEFENVNANSMKWLAQSTFVSPRGECVEIAQDRIREKTFFRDAGLPTAPFLAIEKASDLEVDLSLYLPGILKTARMGYDGKGQVRVKTKEELLTAWQQLKETACVLEKMMPLKTEVSAIVTRSVSGDCAVFPVSENHHFEGILDVSIVPANVTDAVKTSAAAAAKTVASSLGYVGVLAIEFFVLADDSLVVNEMAPRPHNSGHYTLDATTVSQFQQQVRAMCGLPPGDATLLKPVAMVNLLGDVWPGAGTADCKEPDWSSMMSEPSGFLHLYGKKEARVARKMGHYNLLGSNANDVAAKVAALRDELLTAAGRPRPLA, from the coding sequence ATGTCTGATCGTACTCCTAATACTCCTATTCTTCCGCCAGCGATGCTTGGCATCTTAGGTGGTGGCCAGTTGGGCTGCATGTTTACCGTTGCGGCCAAAACCATGGGTTACCAAGTGACCGTGTTAGACCCAGATCCAAACGCACCTGCTGCAAGATTTGCTGATGAGCACCTATGTGCTGCGTTTGATGATCAAGCCGCACTAGAAAAAATGGCTGCCAATTGCGCAGCGATCACCACCGAATTTGAAAATGTGAATGCCAATTCAATGAAGTGGTTAGCGCAATCCACTTTTGTTTCTCCTCGCGGAGAGTGCGTGGAAATCGCTCAAGACCGTATTCGTGAGAAAACCTTTTTCCGTGATGCCGGTTTGCCTACTGCGCCATTTTTGGCAATTGAAAAAGCCTCGGACTTAGAGGTAGATCTCTCCCTCTACTTGCCTGGTATTCTGAAAACCGCCCGCATGGGGTACGACGGTAAAGGGCAGGTAAGAGTTAAAACAAAAGAAGAGTTGCTCACTGCGTGGCAGCAACTCAAAGAGACCGCCTGTGTCCTTGAAAAAATGATGCCGCTAAAAACAGAGGTGTCGGCAATTGTAACGCGTTCAGTTTCTGGTGATTGTGCAGTATTCCCAGTTTCAGAGAACCATCATTTTGAAGGCATTCTGGATGTATCCATTGTGCCCGCTAACGTGACTGATGCGGTGAAAACCTCTGCGGCGGCGGCAGCCAAAACAGTAGCATCGTCTCTTGGCTATGTTGGCGTGCTGGCGATAGAGTTTTTTGTGCTGGCCGATGATAGCTTGGTTGTTAACGAGATGGCGCCAAGACCGCATAACTCGGGTCACTACACATTAGATGCAACTACCGTTAGCCAATTCCAGCAGCAAGTACGTGCCATGTGTGGGTTGCCGCCAGGTGATGCAACGCTGCTAAAACCGGTTGCGATGGTGAACTTGTTGGGTGATGTATGGCCCGGTGCAGGTACTGCCGATTGCAAAGAGCCTGATTGGTCTAGCATGATGTCTGAGCCAAGTGGTTTCTTGCATTTGTACGGGAAAAAAGAAGCCCGTGTTGCCAGAAAAATGGGACATTACAATCTATTAGGTAGCAATGCGAACGACGTAGCGGCAAAAGTAGCGGCCTTGCGTGATGAGTTGCTGACTGCTGCTGGGCGCCCAAGACCGCTTGCGTAA
- the purE gene encoding 5-(carboxyamino)imidazole ribonucleotide mutase, protein MTASTAPLVGVVMGSSSDWDVMQNAVQQLKAFGIPYEARVVSAHRTPDLLFEYASTAQARGLKAIIAGAGGAAHLPGMLASKTIVPILGVPVPSKYLRGEDSLLSIVQMPKGIPVATFAIGEAGAANAGLYAVAMLANNDPELAEKLAAFRKQQEETVLAMELPAV, encoded by the coding sequence ATGACCGCTTCTACTGCTCCTTTAGTTGGCGTCGTGATGGGTAGTTCCAGTGATTGGGACGTCATGCAAAACGCCGTTCAACAACTTAAAGCCTTTGGTATTCCGTATGAGGCGCGTGTAGTTTCTGCGCATCGCACTCCAGATTTATTGTTTGAATATGCATCGACTGCACAAGCACGTGGCCTAAAAGCGATTATCGCTGGGGCCGGTGGTGCTGCGCATTTGCCTGGTATGTTGGCGTCTAAAACCATTGTGCCAATTTTAGGTGTGCCTGTTCCGTCTAAATACTTGCGTGGTGAAGACTCGCTGCTATCGATTGTGCAAATGCCAAAAGGCATTCCAGTTGCAACCTTTGCTATTGGTGAAGCGGGTGCAGCAAACGCTGGTCTATACGCCGTTGCCATGCTGGCCAATAACGATCCTGAGCTAGCTGAAAAATTGGCCGCATTCCGTAAGCAACAAGAAGAAACCGTGCTTGCAATGGAATTGCCTGCTGTATAA
- a CDS encoding HD domain-containing phosphohydrolase — MQVGPILIVDDEPINLDALREALSGIYRLVFATNGVDALSAVEKHRPSLILLDIQMPQLNGYEVCLSLKANPLTENIPVIFVTSLSDTFDETYGFAVGSVDYITKPIHPSVVRARVQNQLNLVRASALEQSYRDAISMLGEAGHFNDTDTGLHIWRMAAYAKKIAQAAGWDDDSCTLLELAAPMHDMGKIGIPESILRKPGKLDAAEWEVMKTHTTIGYEILRKSNAPLFVLAAELAYYHHEQWDGSGYPNGVSGESIPESARIVALADVFDALTIKRPYKEPWGIEDVIRHIKEASGTHFDPQLVSIFMDILPQMIEIKRTWDAKEGAV, encoded by the coding sequence ATGCAAGTTGGTCCAATTCTAATCGTCGATGATGAGCCAATTAATTTAGATGCCTTGCGAGAGGCGCTTTCTGGTATTTATCGGCTGGTATTTGCAACAAATGGAGTGGATGCGTTATCTGCCGTAGAAAAGCATCGGCCGAGCCTGATTTTATTAGATATTCAGATGCCGCAGCTTAACGGATATGAAGTTTGTCTTTCGCTTAAAGCCAATCCGTTGACGGAAAATATCCCTGTAATTTTTGTTACTAGCCTGTCTGATACCTTTGATGAAACCTACGGCTTTGCGGTCGGTTCGGTGGATTACATCACCAAACCAATCCATCCTTCTGTTGTTCGTGCCAGAGTGCAAAACCAATTAAATTTAGTCCGGGCGTCGGCGTTAGAGCAAAGCTATCGTGATGCCATTAGTATGCTGGGGGAAGCTGGGCATTTTAATGATACAGATACCGGCCTACATATCTGGCGGATGGCGGCTTATGCAAAAAAAATTGCGCAAGCGGCAGGATGGGACGACGATAGTTGCACGCTGCTGGAATTGGCAGCTCCAATGCATGATATGGGCAAAATCGGCATCCCGGAAAGTATTTTACGTAAGCCAGGTAAGCTAGATGCGGCAGAATGGGAGGTAATGAAAACCCATACGACGATTGGCTACGAAATATTGAGAAAGAGTAATGCGCCACTATTTGTCTTGGCGGCAGAGCTTGCTTATTACCATCATGAACAATGGGATGGTAGTGGGTATCCTAATGGCGTCAGTGGGGAGTCGATTCCTGAATCCGCCAGAATTGTGGCTCTGGCAGATGTTTTTGATGCATTAACGATCAAGCGCCCCTATAAAGAACCATGGGGGATTGAGGATGTTATCAGGCATATCAAAGAGGCTTCGGGTACTCACTTTGATCCTCAGTTGGTGAGTATCTTCATGGATATTCTTCCGCAAATGATTGAAATAAAGCGAACTTGGGATGCCAAGGAGGGCGCTGTTTAG